The Agrobacterium cucumeris genomic interval TTGTCAATACCGTCATTCAAGCGTTGGACGGGCTAGACCCGAGCTCGATCGTGGTTGCTGCAACCAATCATGCGCATCTTCTTGATCCTGCAATATGGAGGCGGTTTCCTTATAAAATTGAACTCGGTCTTCCGGATGAAAGCGTTCGCGCTGACCTTTGGCGCCATTTTCTCTTCGAGGACAAAGATGAGGAGAGGCGCGCCGAGCTATTCGCCGTCGTGTCCGAAGGGTTGTCGGGGGCCGATATCGAAACGATGAGTCTGTCGGCGCGGCGTCATGCCGTTCATGAGTCGCGTGATATTGATTTTGGAGCCGTCGTTGTGGCTCTGCTGGAGCCGCGGTCAGGCCGTACTGTCCCTGTACAGCGGCAGCCATTGGATGCGGAGCAGAAACGCCAGGTTGCAATAGCCCTCAAGGAGAAGTACGCCATTGGGGGCGCGGATACCGCCCGCATTCTCGGAGTGTCGCGGCAAGCCATTTACGCTTACCTGAAGCAACAGGAAGGGGAGGTGTAGTATGGTGGAGCCTAGAGACCAACCTCTTCTCTATCCCGTTCTGAGCCTTCAGATGGATCCGGCGCTGCGGAGTCCGACGGGGCGTGGCAAAGGCATCGACAGCATCGTCAAGGAGCGGCTCGGCCGGCAGCAGGACGTGCTCGCGAGCGAAACACGCGACATTTATGAACACCGTACAGAGTTGCCCACATACTCGGGTTTGACGCACCTAGTCGTTCGGATGTTCAGTGAGGATTCCCTTGCTCCAACGCACACCCCCGATGACTTGTTCTCGCAGCGTCATGGATGCAGGCTAGTTGCTCCTCTTCCTGGCGGCTATTTGATCGAGGCTGAAGTCAAAGAATTGCCTCGCCTCCTTCGCGCAATCGAACATCCAATCGGCTATGCGGTGCAAGCCGACATATCCCGTGTTTCGTCTCTCGGACAATTTGATGCGAAAAGTCGTCTGCGCGGTCGATCGTTCAATGAGCTCTGGAATTCCGCACCGGAAGATGATGACGGACGCTTGTTCGTTGTTTGGCTTGCGCCGTTCCGCGATCGAGATGCCAAGGCCGAAGTCCTCGAGCGTATCCAGCGCTTTGCCAATGAGAGGCTGGTCATGCCGACATTTACCAGCGTGCGGCTCACGCTCGGAACATCTGAGGAATCGGAAGAACCGCGTTCTCTCACGACACCACGACAATCCAGCATTGCAAGGGCAATGCGAGATTATCGAAACACCGGCGTCGGACGCGCTGCAGTTCGAATTCCGAATAAAGAAGGGTTGAGACAGCTCATTGCGTCAGGCGCTTCTTATCGCATTGATCCTGTGCGGCCGATCAGAGTGGCAGCACCTGGCGAAGGAGCGGAGCCTCCTGCACCAGTAATCGATGAGAATGCTCCAATCGTTGCCGTCGTCGATGGCGGTCTGCATGCGCGAAGCTACACCGCAGCTGAAGCTTTCAGGGCGACACCTTTCGTCACGAACGCCCAAGCCGACAAGCCTCACGGAAATAGCGTTAGCTCCCTCGTTATCCATGGGCACGCCTGGAACAAAAATCGCTCGCTGCCTCAACTAAACTGCCGTATCGGAACTGTTCAGGCCGTCCCCCATCGGAACGCCAATCGGCGCTTTGATGAGCGGGAGTTGGTCGACTATCTGGCGGAGGTTGCGCGTCTTTATCCAGAAGCGCGCGTCTGGAACATCTCTGCCAATCAGGACGGCGCCGGTTTGGATCCCACCGAGGTCAGCGTTCTCGGCCATGAAATCAGCCTTCTCGCGAGATCGGCGGGCTTCCTCCCCGTCATCTCTGTCGGAAATGTCACCCCAGATAACAATTCAAGACCTAATCCCCCAGCAGATTGCGAGGCGGCGATTGTCGTGGGGGGCCGTCAGGCGCTTGCTGACGGTACGCCGGGTGACAGTTGCCCCGCATGCCTGCCAGGTCCCGGTCCTGACGGGATGATGAAACCGGACCTGTCGTGGTTTTCGAATCTCAGGATGCTGGGTGGGGTCGTGGATACGGGAAGCAGTTACGCAACGCCGTTGGTATCGTCTTTGGCAGCCCACACCTTCGATAGCTTACGGGAACCAACGCCGGATCTGGTTAAGGCTCTCCTCATCAATTCAGCCGAGCGAAGTGAGCACGATCCCAACCTCGGTTGGGGAACCCCGTATCAAGGGCACCTCCCTTGGACCTGCGCGCCCGGCAGTGTCACGCTTGCGTGGCGGGCACAACTCGAGCCAGGAACCGCATACTACTGGAACGATATTCCCATCCCTCCCGAGCTGGTGCGTGACGGAAAATTGTTCGGACGCGCCAGCTTGACCGCTGTTTTGCGGCCTCTCGTGTCGCCGTTTGGCGGCGCTAACTACTTCGCTTCCCGCTTGGAGACATCTCTGGCGTATCAGTCGGGAGCGGATAGGTGGCCGTCGCTACTTGGCTCAATGAAAGAGTCGACGCTTCCGGAAAACGACGCTCGCGATGA includes:
- a CDS encoding S8 family peptidase — encoded protein: MDPALRSPTGRGKGIDSIVKERLGRQQDVLASETRDIYEHRTELPTYSGLTHLVVRMFSEDSLAPTHTPDDLFSQRHGCRLVAPLPGGYLIEAEVKELPRLLRAIEHPIGYAVQADISRVSSLGQFDAKSRLRGRSFNELWNSAPEDDDGRLFVVWLAPFRDRDAKAEVLERIQRFANERLVMPTFTSVRLTLGTSEESEEPRSLTTPRQSSIARAMRDYRNTGVGRAAVRIPNKEGLRQLIASGASYRIDPVRPIRVAAPGEGAEPPAPVIDENAPIVAVVDGGLHARSYTAAEAFRATPFVTNAQADKPHGNSVSSLVIHGHAWNKNRSLPQLNCRIGTVQAVPHRNANRRFDERELVDYLAEVARLYPEARVWNISANQDGAGLDPTEVSVLGHEISLLARSAGFLPVISVGNVTPDNNSRPNPPADCEAAIVVGGRQALADGTPGDSCPACLPGPGPDGMMKPDLSWFSNLRMLGGVVDTGSSYATPLVSSLAAHTFDSLREPTPDLVKALLINSAERSEHDPNLGWGTPYQGHLPWTCAPGSVTLAWRAQLEPGTAYYWNDIPIPPELVRDGKLFGRASLTAVLRPLVSPFGGANYFASRLETSLAYQSGADRWPSLLGSMKESTLPENDARDELRKWQPIRRHCRDFSKGSGLGFSGPYLRLYARVFMRDLYQFGWTHHSQAGAQEVAFVLTLSSADGEKSIYDSTARALGNFVESAVLNQDIEVSNEI